A region from the Cannabis sativa cultivar Pink pepper isolate KNU-18-1 chromosome 9, ASM2916894v1, whole genome shotgun sequence genome encodes:
- the LOC115723103 gene encoding uncharacterized protein LOC115723103 has protein sequence MNHIILSVTKMQPPSAPNNVQPQQQQHQQQQQSAIPIQTTNNRSGFMTRLVEYLFFSHLILIAALLIFLAAQGLPRHHHHFRPAHWYPPLLASTGSAAILSLLSQWIAGCSPSKAFKATFWLAPLSTCAVAVLLINVGSVTSLVAGVTALLCASFLSLYGCWVSPRFYYAIRVLTVSNAPPPLKGKATSLLTLSMLIGTLYSCFLIIGIGGARAGKNNFEALYISILLLSMAWTMQVIKYTLLATITRVKYMYLAAGNDVETSLALRETVKQLMGSICAGSFLVPILGGVWSSARAMKLAAGDTGEFLFSCADCYAGCASTLVMYGNRWGFVHVGVYNKGIMQASIDVWELFRKIELEPLINSDLTGSFCFLSGVAVGATCSLVGGIWAFVIHKSYATELTLFAFFIGYFMLTFSLLLPCRIAMAWQQACVTAYYVAYAENPQSPRFDNTIPDRIQRLRRLQA, from the exons ATGAATCACATCATATTATCAGTAACAAAAATGCAACCTCCTTCTGCTCCAAACAAT GTACAaccacagcaacaacaacatcaacaacaacagcaaTCAGCCATTCCAATCCAAACAACAAACAACAGAAGTGGATTCATGACAAGGCTTGTTGAATACCTCTTCTTCTCTCACCTCATCCTCATCGCTGCACTACTCATCTTCCTGGCAGCTCAAGGACTTCCCCGCCACCACCACCACTTTCGCCCCGCTCACTGGTATCCTCCATTGCTTGCTTCCACAGGATCTGCTGCAATTCTCTCTCTTCTATCGCAATGGATCGCTGGCTGCAGCCCTTCCAAAGCTTTCAAGGCCACCTTCTGGCTGGCCCCGTTGTCCACTTGTGCTGTTGCTGTGCTTCTTATAAACGTCGGTTCTGTAACTAGCCTTGTAGCAGGCGTGACTGCTCTGCTCTGTGCCTCCTTTCTCTCCCTCTATGGCTGTTGGGTCAGCCCTCGTTTCTATTATGCCATCCGGGTTTTAACGGTTTCTAATGCTCCACCGCCTCTCAAGGGCAAAGCTACTTCATTACTCACACTATCAATGCTCATCGGTACTCTCTATTCATGTTTTTTGATAATCGGTATTGGAGGAGCCAGAGCTGGTAAGAATAACTTTGAAGCTTTGTACATCTCCATACTCCTGCTGAGTATGGCCTGGACTATGCAAGTCATCAAATACACATTACTAGCTACAATCACAAGAGTCAAGTACATGTACCTGGCAGCTGGAAATGATGTTGAAACAAGCTTGGCATTGCGTGAGACAGTCAAGCAGTTGATGGGAAGCATCTGTGCAGGGTCATTCCTTGTCCCAATTCTCGGTGGGGTGTGGAGTTCAGCTAGAGCCATGAAATTGGCTGCAGGGGACACTGGTGAATTCCTTTTTTCATGTGCTGACTGCTACGCAGGGTGTGCTTCCACGCTAGTGATGTATGGGAACCGATGGGGCTTTGTTCATGTTGGTGTATACAACAAGGGGATTATGCAGGCTTCCATAGATGTTTGGGAGTTGTTTAGGAAGATCGAATTGGAACCTCTAATCAATTCAGATCTGACCGGCTCATTCTGCTTCCTTTCGGGTGTGGCAGTTGGGGCAACCTGCAGCTTGGTCGGCGGAATATGGGCATTTGTAATTCATAAGAGCTATGCAACAGAACTTACTCTCTTTGCTTTCTTCATTGGTTACTTCATG TTGACTTTTTCACTGTTGTTGCCGTGTCGGATAGCCATGGCGTGGCAACAAGCATGCGTCACTGCATACTATGTTGCTTACGCAGAGAACCCGCAAAGCCCCCGATTTGACAACACCATTCCAGATCGAATTCAACGGCTGCGAAGACTTCAAGCCTAA
- the LOC115723104 gene encoding uncharacterized protein LOC115723104, translating into MASSSALTMSSLIKITPLSSPNPQINHGFLLKPTNPFTKLSAISPNGSVSRSSSNGGASSSSGNTHQRRSSLESLFCYDKAIPEEKIEKPVGISLAEKSIGNNPRCNECHAKGAVLCTTCCGSGLYVDSILESQGIIVKVRCLGCGGSGNIMCSECGGRGHL; encoded by the exons ATGGCTTCTTCTTCAGCTCTCACTATGTCCTCCCTCATCAAAATTACGCCTCTTTCTTCCCCAAACCCCCAAATTAATCACGGCTTTCTTCTTAAACCAACTAACCCCTTCACCAAACTCTCTGCCATCTCCCCCAACGGCTCTGTTTCTCGTTCATCTTCTAATGGG GGTGCGAGTTCATCGTCTGGGAACACTCATCAACGAAGAAGCAGCCTTGAATCTTTGTTTTGTTATGATAAGGCTATACCGGAGGAGAAGATTGAAAAGCCTGTTGGAATATCTTTGGCTGAAAAATCAATTGGAAACAATCCCAGATGCAATGAATGCCATGCCAAGGGTGCTGTCCTTTGTACCACTTGCTGTGGTTCAGGCTTGTATGTTGACTCTATATTGGAGAGCCAAGGCATTATTGTTAAAGTCAGATGCCTAG GTTGTGGAGGCAGTGGTAACATTATGTGTTCGGAGTGTGGAGGGCGAGGCCATCTTTGA